A portion of the Bactrocera neohumeralis isolate Rockhampton chromosome 2, APGP_CSIRO_Bneo_wtdbg2-racon-allhic-juicebox.fasta_v2, whole genome shotgun sequence genome contains these proteins:
- the LOC126751622 gene encoding glutamyl-tRNA(Gln) amidotransferase subunit B, mitochondrial isoform X1: MYKKLLLSKSTSRGFSTQIKTAKANLKNWKSVVGLEVHAQLLTDSKLFSGSSNEFGAPLNSAVSHFDASLPGTLPVLNRKCVEIGVKTAIALGCRVNEVSMFDRKHYFYADLPVGYQITQQRAALANDGELTFPVIVPGKKTYYKKARLLQLQLEQDSGKSLHDEELKRSLVDLNRAGAPLIELVFAPDLETGEEAASLVKELILILKSLRSCSCKMEEGALRVDANISIHKSGEPFGVRTEVKNIGSVRSISQAITFEIQRQFEVILNGGVITNETRSWDATTRCTVPMRDKEVLQDYRFMPEPNLPPLRLNTSTTDTSCSDVISVSAISSEIPELPEDTRSNLIKKYQLSQDVAGILVNETKLLQYFISILEHVPGIPAKLVTNFLLNDLLTFCNKANVDVEDCQLSYIHLEDILSALHAGTINLQAGRELIEIIHEDPSQKVQTLIKDHNLEQITDEEMIEQFCRQAIEQQEQAVKQYKSGKKKALFAIVGEVSKLSKQKANMKMVVAFLEKILKSK, from the exons atgtacaaaaaattattgttaagtAAAAGCACTTCAAGGGGATTTTCCACTCAAATAAAAACAGCTAAAGCTAATTTAAA AAATTGGAAAAGTGTTGTCGGCTTAGAGGTGCATGCCCAGTTGCTTACcgattcaaaattgttttctggTAGCAGCAATGAATTTGGAGCGCCGCTTAATTCAGCGGTTTCACATTTCGATGCTTCTTTACCTGGCACTTTACCG GTACTTAATAGGAAATGCGTAGAAATTGGCGTAAAAACAGCTATTGCACTTGGTTGTCGGGTCAACGAAGTATCTATGTTTGACcgtaaacattatttttatgctGACTTACCG GTTGGATATCAAATCACTCAACAAAGAGCTGCTTTAGCAAACGATGGCGAGTTGACATTTCCTGTTATTGTGCCGGGAAAGAAAACGTACTATAAGAAGGCACGTCTACTGCAATTACAATTGGAACAAGACAGTGGCAAATCTTTACACGACGAAGAATTAAAGag aagTCTAGTCGATCTTAATCGTGCTGGTGCACCACTTATAGAACTAGTATTTGCACCTGATTTAGAAACTGGCGAAGAAGCAGCATCATTAGTGAAAGAATTAATATTAATCTTAAAGTCCCTGCGTTCATGTTCCTGTAAAATGGAAG AAGGTGCACTTCGTGTTGACGCTAATATCTCCATTCACAAGAGTGGTGAACCTTTTGGCGTACGCACTGAGGTAAAAAATATTGGGTCAGTTCGCAGCATTTCTCAAGCAATCACTTTCGAAATACAACGCCAGTTTGAAGTTATATTAAATGGTGGTGTTATTACAAACGAAACCCGCTCATGGGATGCAACAACGCGTTGTACAGTGCCTATGCGCGATAAAGAAGTTTTACAAGATTATCGTTTCATGCCGGAACCTAATTTACCACCCTTACGTTTAAATACGTCTACAACTGACACTTCCTGTAGCGATGTTATTTCTGTATCTGCAATCAGTAGTGAAATACCTGAGTTACCAGAGGATACTCGAtcaaatctaataaaaaaatatcagctTAGTCAGGATGTTGCCGGAATTTTAGTG aatgagACAAAATTGTTACAATACTTTATAAGTATATTGGAGCATGTTCCTGGCATACCGGCGAAACTTGttacaaactttttattaaatgatCTCTTAACTTTTTGCAACAAAGCAAATGTCGACGTCGAGGACTG TCAACTTAGCTATATCCACCTTGAAGATATTCTTTCAGCGCTTCATGCTGGCACCATAAATTTACAGGCTGGGCGAGAGCTGATTGAAATCATCCATGAGGATCCTTCACAAAAAGTCCAAACG CTTATAAAAGACCACAATCTGGAACAAATTACTGATGAGGAAATGATCGAGCAATTCTGCCGGCAGGCGATTGAACAACAGGAACAAGCTGTAAAGCAATATAAAAGTGGTAAAAAGAAAGCGCTATTCGCTATTGTCGGCGAAGTGTCGAAATTGTCTAAACAAAAGGCTAACATGAAAATGGTCGTCGCTTTCCTAGAGAAGATTTTAAAgtcaaaataa
- the LOC126751622 gene encoding glutamyl-tRNA(Gln) amidotransferase subunit B, mitochondrial isoform X2: protein MNLERRLIQRFHISMLLYLALYRKCVEIGVKTAIALGCRVNEVSMFDRKHYFYADLPVGYQITQQRAALANDGELTFPVIVPGKKTYYKKARLLQLQLEQDSGKSLHDEELKRSLVDLNRAGAPLIELVFAPDLETGEEAASLVKELILILKSLRSCSCKMEEGALRVDANISIHKSGEPFGVRTEVKNIGSVRSISQAITFEIQRQFEVILNGGVITNETRSWDATTRCTVPMRDKEVLQDYRFMPEPNLPPLRLNTSTTDTSCSDVISVSAISSEIPELPEDTRSNLIKKYQLSQDVAGILVNETKLLQYFISILEHVPGIPAKLVTNFLLNDLLTFCNKANVDVEDCQLSYIHLEDILSALHAGTINLQAGRELIEIIHEDPSQKVQTLIKDHNLEQITDEEMIEQFCRQAIEQQEQAVKQYKSGKKKALFAIVGEVSKLSKQKANMKMVVAFLEKILKSK, encoded by the exons ATGAATTTGGAGCGCCGCTTAATTCAGCGGTTTCACATTTCGATGCTTCTTTACCTGGCACTTTACCG GAAATGCGTAGAAATTGGCGTAAAAACAGCTATTGCACTTGGTTGTCGGGTCAACGAAGTATCTATGTTTGACcgtaaacattatttttatgctGACTTACCG GTTGGATATCAAATCACTCAACAAAGAGCTGCTTTAGCAAACGATGGCGAGTTGACATTTCCTGTTATTGTGCCGGGAAAGAAAACGTACTATAAGAAGGCACGTCTACTGCAATTACAATTGGAACAAGACAGTGGCAAATCTTTACACGACGAAGAATTAAAGag aagTCTAGTCGATCTTAATCGTGCTGGTGCACCACTTATAGAACTAGTATTTGCACCTGATTTAGAAACTGGCGAAGAAGCAGCATCATTAGTGAAAGAATTAATATTAATCTTAAAGTCCCTGCGTTCATGTTCCTGTAAAATGGAAG AAGGTGCACTTCGTGTTGACGCTAATATCTCCATTCACAAGAGTGGTGAACCTTTTGGCGTACGCACTGAGGTAAAAAATATTGGGTCAGTTCGCAGCATTTCTCAAGCAATCACTTTCGAAATACAACGCCAGTTTGAAGTTATATTAAATGGTGGTGTTATTACAAACGAAACCCGCTCATGGGATGCAACAACGCGTTGTACAGTGCCTATGCGCGATAAAGAAGTTTTACAAGATTATCGTTTCATGCCGGAACCTAATTTACCACCCTTACGTTTAAATACGTCTACAACTGACACTTCCTGTAGCGATGTTATTTCTGTATCTGCAATCAGTAGTGAAATACCTGAGTTACCAGAGGATACTCGAtcaaatctaataaaaaaatatcagctTAGTCAGGATGTTGCCGGAATTTTAGTG aatgagACAAAATTGTTACAATACTTTATAAGTATATTGGAGCATGTTCCTGGCATACCGGCGAAACTTGttacaaactttttattaaatgatCTCTTAACTTTTTGCAACAAAGCAAATGTCGACGTCGAGGACTG TCAACTTAGCTATATCCACCTTGAAGATATTCTTTCAGCGCTTCATGCTGGCACCATAAATTTACAGGCTGGGCGAGAGCTGATTGAAATCATCCATGAGGATCCTTCACAAAAAGTCCAAACG CTTATAAAAGACCACAATCTGGAACAAATTACTGATGAGGAAATGATCGAGCAATTCTGCCGGCAGGCGATTGAACAACAGGAACAAGCTGTAAAGCAATATAAAAGTGGTAAAAAGAAAGCGCTATTCGCTATTGTCGGCGAAGTGTCGAAATTGTCTAAACAAAAGGCTAACATGAAAATGGTCGTCGCTTTCCTAGAGAAGATTTTAAAgtcaaaataa
- the LOC126751620 gene encoding rootletin, with the protein MQAYRDNFKQTPCPASFESSGTSAGRLPFSKTSRNRNAIDKTSGCVGVANPSGAAPSSETGVLTTPRMLSPTQNVEPTSTAALLRQNHELRQRLSDEASSYRRRIDSYKQAQQNQANLVSRLQSKIQQYRQRCSDLEDRMHDSIKHTPVPPCAPKITTGPTSSQVMCSTSMALGQSSLPCSSSLDSPPLTCGRDFIVHEDSGELCRKLEDEHSKCEQLIAQNNTLRQQLEESNRTNEAITNDLQKLTNDFSNLRDELLIKEDEYKEEEQAFKDYYNGEHNRLLKMWREVVAVKRAFKDMQSAMKNEVGKMSLEIGSVTKDVTNSCGGLSFVLQQAKRITDAELCESRRENNDLKSQMATLKVQFESARQEVLERDQRLLDLMNQLKKLEERCAQAESQAMLANRYNDEIERLNNSIREIAQAVVQDAESADREADATEANESMQHMHLTRDSGAGMSVPTKSPRRSSARASQAFAEGTISAVQAALHKYQLALHDMQVKFQNANENLRNTKAQLETNEGTKALLTTKVQQLTEKLDASNSKLSELLKERDSLQKTLEETRQQKQQSEQGRLDLNSAFENLSVDFEKLQIKNGKLQKKIDLLEDDKKAVELEIQRILKDKNILEMNLRSEEDRGSRLREETISLREELNSVSLTRDLLEQQRIESENIINLIEKQKSDLEYDLDKLLLEKCDLQERLDKLSNSSTSTSDELKTLQINLVQTQEERNKLKAEVEEIHKEIASVRKELSSVEKARLELETDNLSYSEKLKCTQLEKEKILQDLACVTRDRGDIHNQLTALCRKKESLNEELMRTRQKLEQTVETNNRLNRNLEEMVKDVEEKQVVIDLHEKETHRLQELLAALRTEKESLEAVLFDTNTQLEATEEKRQQLERDYQEALVREESLKNTVSRLNKELEQCQRRAQETKTQLMNAARAAENDFNQKIANLKAAGEEAAKKHADELYKLKTGLEKRMAQALQALQTAKDDEIEKLQERLEALQAHLESLVQQHEEAMIRAENEKQQALLMAHRDKQALMEKLEGVARELKVEQDGLERLKREHNAHDEKQRNAIAQLKDEISAMRTREEENRMKLEECIRKQEMQITSIKEERDNLNRLAEELKMEIRLKEDKVEGINNELQDALRKTKEGEGYIDSLRNELTDCRRQLADSNIEKDKYSNSNKELRDHVKHVESAKREQARAIEEALQKINTLQETKSSLENERTRLTTILKETENNMSKTVQELNSTKNTLQKTQMDFAQKDEGGKELQNKLVAETESKERSQQELSQIKKQLADLEENLCETRAELGRARCQSNQDEHRFHNREQELLARIEEARGREKRLEDQKHNLEVCLADATQQIQELKARLGGAEGRIRALDEQLACVELHKRDTEHKLSSVAHTLRRIAGIQPDGSVNLSYRLISPTRRYSPIRNGIASSSCHDYDARSTSQCPEVPCDLDPDLVRKGVRNLMHQVAQIEREKDDVKVQLATAKKQLQDAAEQQLRCDGKVGKLQQMLRHLQEEKSNLNTECSMKASALNALEEKFKQKCDECQQMREKITQLEMQLGSCNEENSQIEDRLEKCRSHGSKLENEKRHLQEELAKAEGRAAKLDLQRVAMEGDINRLQMALQEKDCQVRQAQERLDNQNRAMVQLEERCTSLKTTVDQMKDRLQKTAVTETELRGEIKVLNKELSEQGHCSQTNEEKLKLLQKQSQAAENEKRILAERLDNAQGNLNELRRSQQAQLDRIQRLQEQVTDMEVQRSALESQLRIAKWNQETGDSGGITTNADKREEEELNRQLKSSQREKSELRNKLQTLQDKVKQLESDRKSKFSGGGGITAYDRAEKTTSFYDSGDYDSNRMENAQGSYSCGLDHAVIEQESRDLRLKVRRLETLLAEKESELARLKARVHDSAKCGEGGLDAERYRSAQLHAEKLLDAREQSHRQQVLRLENQISMLREQLAQEAKRRQQYILRSSKANREMQHLRNTLGDSLRHVSQHPLDPNLLESESRRLDNAVSMSLPPSTCRDYDQ; encoded by the exons ATGCAGGCATACCGTGATAACTTCAAGCAAACCCCTTGCCCAGCTTCGTTTGAGTCAAGCGGTACGTCGGCGGGTCGATTGCCTTTTTCTAAAACAAGTCGCAACCGTAACGCAATAGATAAAACATCTGGTTGTGTTGGTGTTGCCAATCCGAGTGGTGCTGCTCCATCTTCTGAAACCGGTGTATTAACAACACCAAGAATGCTAAGTCCTACACAAAATGTTGAGCCTACATCCACGGCCGCGTTACTGCGACAAAACCATGAGCTGCGTCAACGCCTCTCGGATGAGGCTAGCAGCTATCGACGACGTATTGACTCCTACAAACAGGCGCAGCAAAATCAAGCTAATCTTGTTAGTCGCTTACaatcaaaaatacaacaatatcGACAGCGTTGTAGCGATCTCGAGGATCGAATGCATGATTCGATTAAGCACACACCGGTGCCCCCTTGTGCGCCGAAGATAACCACCGGTCCAACCTCTAGTCAGGTTATG TGTTCAACATCAATGGCTTTAGGTCAATCAAGCCTGCCCTGCTCATCTTCTTTGGACTCGCCGCCTTTAACTTGTGGACGAGACTTTATTGTACACGAAGATAGTGGTGAGCTTTGCCGTAAGCTTGAGGATGAACATAGCAAATGTGAACAACTCATTGCACAGAATAATACATTGCGACAGCAGTTGGAAGAATCGAATCGCACAAACGAAGCCATAACTAATGATCTACAGAAGCTGACTAACGATTTTTCCAACTTACGAGATGAATTGCTTATTAAGGAGGACGAAtacaaagaagaagaacag GCCTTCAAGGATTACTACAATGGTGAACACAATCGCCTCTTGAAGATGTGGCGTGAAGTGGTTGCTGTTAAACGTGCTTTCAAAGACATGCAGTCTGCAATGAAAAATGAAGTGGGCAAAATGAGCTTGGAGATAGGTAGCGTTACTAAGGATGTCACGAACTCATGTGGTGGTCTGTCATTTGTCCTACAGCAAGCTAAACGCATAACAGATGCAGAACTTTGTGAGTCTAGACGTGagaataatgatttgaagtctCAAATGGCGACCTTAAAGGTGCAATTCGAAAGCGCACGACAAGAAGTTTTAGAACGGGATCAGAGGTTACTCGACCTAATGAATCAGTTGAAAAAACTTGAAGAACGTTGCGCTCAGGCAGAATCGCAAGCGATGCTGGCCAATCGTTATAACGATGAAATCGAGAGGCTGAACAATTCTATACGTGAAATTGCGCAAGCCGTCGTACAAGACGCCGAAAGTGCCGACCGCGAAGCGGACGCTACAGAGGCGAATGAGTCGATGCAGCACATGCACTTGACGCGTGATAGCGGTGCCGGTATGAGCGTACCAACAAAATCGCCGCGTCGCAGCTCGGCTCGTGCATCGCAAGCTTTTGCTGAAGGCACTATATCAGCAGTACAAGCCGCACTACATAAATATCAATTGGCCTTGCATGATATGCAAGTGAAATTTCAGAATGCTAACGAAAATTTGCGAAATACTAAAGCACAACTCGAAACGAACGAAGGCACGAAAGCACTCTTGACTACGAAGGTACAACAACTTACTGAAAAACTTGACGCCAGCAATTCGAAGCTATCTGAGCTATTAAAAGAAAGAGATAGTTTACAGAAGACGCTCGAGGAGACACGCcaacagaaacaacaaagcGAACAAGGACGTCTCGATTTGAATTCAGCa TTTGAAAATCTTAGTGTAGATTTTGAGAAGCTGCAAATAAAGAATGGAAAACTGCAGAAGAAAATCGATCTACTTGAAGATGATAAAAAGGCGGTGGAGCTGGAAATTCAACGGATACTTAAGGACAAAAATATACTCGAAATGAATCTGCG GTCGGAAGAGGATCGCGGTAGCCGTTTGCGTGAGGAGACTATATCATTACGTGAGGAATTAAATAGCGTAAGCCTTACTCGAGATTTGCTTGAACAACAACGTATCGAATCCGAAAATATCATTAACCTAATCGAAAAGCAAAAGTCCGATTTGGAATATGACTTGGATAAGCTCCTTTTAGAAAAATGCGATCTACAAGAAAGGCTGGATAAATTATCGAATAGTAGCACGTCCACCTCCGACGAATTAAAGACAttgcaaattaatttagttCAAACACAAGAAGAGCGCAACAAATTAAAAGCAGAAGTCGAAGAAATCCATAAGGAAATAGCGTCAGTTCGCAAGGAGCTAAGCAGCGTTGAAAAGGCTCGTTTGGAATTGGAAACAGATAATTTGTCATATAGTGAAAAGCTAAAATGTACCCAACTAGAAAAAGAGAAGATTCTGCAAGATCTGGCCTGTGTGACTCGCGATCGCGGTGATATTCATAATCAATTGACCGCCTTATGTCGCAAGAAAGAATCGCTTAACGAAGAACTAATGCGGACGCGTCAAAAGTTGGAACAAACCGTCGAAACAAATAATCGTTTGAATAGAAATCTAGAAGAAATGGTAAAGGATGTGGAGGAAAAACAGGTCGTTATAGATTTGCATGAGAAGGAAACACATCGGCTACAG GAACTTCTGGCGGCATTACGTACCGAAAAGGAATCTCTTGAAGCTGTGCTCTTCGATACGAATACACAGTTAGAAGCGACTGAGGAGAAGCGTCAACAGCTGGAGCGTGATTACCAGGAAGCACTTGTGCGTGAAGAGTCTTTGAAAAATACCGTTAGTCGTCTAAATAAAGAACTAGAACAATGCCAACGTCGAGCACAAGAAACTAAAACTCAATTAATGAATGCGGCACGAGCCGCTGAAAATGATTTCAATCAAAAGATTGCGAATCTGAAAGCGGCAGGAGAGGAAGCTGCTAAGAAACACGCGGACGAGTTATATAAACTCAAAACAGGGTTGGAAAAGCGCATGGCACAAGCGCTTCAGGCGTTGCAAACAGCAAAGGATGACGAAATAGAAAAGTTACAGGAGCGCTTAGAGGCATTACAAGCCCACTTGGAAAGCTTAGTGCAACAACATGAGGAGGCGATGATACGCGCGGAAAATGAAAAGCAACAAGCTTTGCTGATGG CACATCGCGATAAACAAGCGCTCATGGAAAAGTTAGAAGGAGTCGCGCGAGAATTGAAAGTGGAACAAGATGGACTCGAACGTCTGAAACGTGAACACAATGCGCATGACGAAAAACAACGCAATGCGATTGCGCAGCTAAAGGATGAAATCTCGGCAATGCGTACAAGAGAGGAGGAAAACAG AATGAAACTAGAAGAATGTATAAGGAAACAGGAAATGCAAATAACAAGCATAAAAGAGGAAAGGGATAATCTTAATCGACTTGCGGAAGAGTTAAAAATGGAAATACGTCTAAAAGAAGACAAAGTGGAGGGAATCAACAATGAATTGCAGGACGCATtgagaaaaacaaaagaag GTGAAGGCTATATAGACAGTTTACGCAACGAGCTTACCGATTGTCGCCGCCAATTGGCGGACAGTAATATTGAGAAGGATAAGTATTCCAACAGCAATAAGGAGTTGCGCGATCACGTGAAGCACGTCGAGAGCGCAAAACGTGAACAGGCACGCGCCATCGAAGAAGCTTTACAGAAAATTAATACACTACAAGAAACGAAAAGTTCTCTGGAAAATGAACGTACACGATTAACGACGATTTTAAAGGAGACCGAAAATAATATGAGTAAAACTGTGCAAGAACTCAATTCGACCAAGAATACACTACAAAAGACCCAAATGGATTTCGCACAAAAGGATGAAGGAGGAAAGGAATTGCAGAACAAGTTGGTGGCGGAAACCGAATCGAAGGAGCGCAGTCAGCAGGAACTCAGTCAGATAAAAAAACAG CTTGCCGATCTCGAAGAAAATCTATGCGAAACAAGAGCGGAACTTGGACGCGCTCGTTGTCAGTCCAATCAAGACGAGCATCGTTTTCACAATCGTGAGCAGGAGTTGCTTGCGCGCATTGAAGAGGCACGTGGTAGGGAAAAACGTCTGGAAGATCAGAAACATAATCTCGAAGTATGCCTTGCTGATGCTACACAACAAATACAAGAGTTAAAAGCACGACTAGGTGGTGCCGAAGGACGTATACGCGCACTGGACGAGCAGTTGGCTTGCGTAGAGCTCCACAAACGCGATACAGAGCATAAATTGAGTTCAGTAGCGCACACATTGCGCCGCATTGCCGGCATTCAACCCGACGGTAGTGTCAATCTATCCTATCGTCTCATCAGCCCAACCCGACGTTACAGTCCTATACGGAATGGCATAGCATCATCCAGTTGCCATGACTATGATGCTAGAAGTACGTCCCAATGTCCTGAGGTACCTTGTGATCTAGATCCCGATTTGGTACGTAAAGGAGTGCGCAATCTAATGCATCAAGTGGCACAAATTGAGCGTGAAAAAGATGATGTGAAAGTACAATTGGCGACAGCCAAAAAACAACTACAGGATGCGGCTGAACAGCAGTTACGTTGCGATGGAAAAGTCGGTAAACTTCAGCAAATGCTGCGACACTTGCAGGAGGAGAAGAGTAACCTAAACACTGAATGTAGTATGAAAGCTTCAGCCTTAAATGCGTTGGAAGAAAAGTTTAAGCAGAAATGTGACGAATGTCAGCAAATGCGCGAAAAGATTACGCAACTTGAAATGCAGTTAGGATCATGTAACGAGGAAAATTCACAGATCGAG GATCGTTTAGAGAAATGCCGTTCTCATGGCTCGAAATTAGAAAATGAGAAACGTCATCTCCAAGAAGAGTTAGCCAAAGCAGAGGGTCGTGCCGCGAAGTTGGACTTGCAGCGTGTCGCCATGGAGGGTGATATAAATCGCCTGCAGATGGCTCTGCAAGAAAAGGACTGCCAGGTACGGCAAGCACAAGAACGACTAGACAACCAAAATAGAGCAATGGTACAATTAGAGGAACGTTGTACTTCACTTAAGACGACAGTGGATCAAATGAAAGATCGCCTGCAAAAGACAGCTGTCACAGAAACGGAACTGCGTGGGGAAATAAAAGTGCTGAACAAGGAACTCTCTGAACAAGGACATTGTTCTCAAACAAATGAAGAGAAACTAAAATTACTACAAAAACAATCACAAGCAGCGGAAAATGAGAAACGTATTCTCGCTGAACGTTTGGATAACGCTCAAGGCAATTTGAATGAGTTACGACGCAGCCAACAGGCGCAATTAGATCGTATTCAGAGATTGCAAGAGCAGGTTACTGACATGGAAGTGCAACGTTCAGCTTTGGAGTCACAATTGCGCATTGCTAAATGGAATCAAGAGACAGGCGACAGTGGCGGTATAACGACGAATGCCGACAAACGTGAGGAGGAAGAGCTCAATCGACAATTGAAATCGTCACAAAGAGAAAAATCCGAATTACGTAACAAATTACAAACTCTACAAGATAAAGTTAAGCAATTAGAGTCGGATCGCAAGAGTAAGTTTTCGGGTGGTGGTGGAATAACAGCTTATGATCGTGCAGAAAAAACCACTTCGTTCTATGATTCTGGAGATTACGACTCGAATCGAATGGAAAACGCTCAAGGTTCATATAGTTGTGGACTTGATCATGCCGTTATTGAGCAAGAGTCTCGTGATTTACGTTTGAAAGTGCGACGTTTAGAGACACTCTTGGCGGAAAAGGAGTCCGAATTAGCAAGACTAAAGGCACGCGTACATGACAGTGCCAAGTGTGGGGAAGGTGGATTAGATGCAGAGCGCTATCGTTCTGCTCAATTGCATGCTGAGAAGTTATTAGATGCGCGTGAACAGTCCCATCGACAGCAGGTGTTGCGTTTGGAAAATCAG atatCTATGTTGCGTGAGCAATTGGCACAAGAGGCCAAACGACGTCAACAATACATTTTGCGTAGTTCTAAAGCCAATCGCGAAATGCAACACTTACGAAATACATTGGGCGATTCGTTACGACACGTTTCCCAACATCCTTTAGATCCCAATTTGTTAGAAAGCGAGTCTAGGCG CTTGGACAACGCCGTTTCTATGAGCCTGCCACCATCAACATGTCGAGATTACGATCAATAA